A window from Mustelus asterias unplaced genomic scaffold, sMusAst1.hap1.1 HAP1_SCAFFOLD_2725, whole genome shotgun sequence encodes these proteins:
- the LOC144489965 gene encoding OTU domain-containing protein 7B-like → MTVDMDTVLSDFVRSTGAEPGLARDLLEGKNWDMTAALNDFEQLRQVNAGNFPYSFNEGRGVKVQDKEASRLVRSVHPRPEDPVQEKRLTRGISHASSTIVSLARSHMSNNSGSEHSLETPICTFQLPDLTVYREDFRNFIERDLIEQSMLVALEQAGRLNWWANVDAVCQRLLPLATTGDGNCLLHAASLGMWGFHDRDLMLRKALYSMMEKGAEKEALKRRWRWQQTQQNKESGLLYTEEEWQKEWNELIKLASSEPRIHYGTNGSGCGG, encoded by the exons ATGACTGTCGACATGGATACCGTCCTGTCAGACTTTGTCCGCTCGACGGGCGCGGAACCTGGGCTGGCTCGTGACCTGCTGGAAg GTAAAAACTGGGACATGACGGCGGCGCTCAATGACTTTGAACAGCTCCGTCAGGTGAATGCTGGGAACTTCCCGTACTCCTTCAATGAAGGACGTGGGGTCAAAGTTCAGGACAAGGAAGCATCGAGGCTGGTGCGGTCCGTGCATCCGAGACCAGAGGACCCTGTACAAG agaagCGGCTGACACGGGGAATCTCTCACGCGAGCTCCACCATTGTCTCTCTAGCACGCTCCCACATGTCCAACAACAGCGGCAGTGAGCATTCACTGGAGACCCCCATCTGTACCTTCCAGCTGCCTGACCTGACTGTGTACCGAGAGGACTTCAGAAACTTCATCGAGAGGGACCTGATCGAGCAGTCCATGTTGGTCGCACTGGAACAGGCTG GCCGTCTGAATTGGTGGGCAAACGTTGATGCCGTCTGCCAACGTTTGTTGCCCCTTGCAACCACTGGTGATGGCAActgtctgcttcacgctgcttcTTTAG GGATGTGGGGATTCCATGATCGGGACCTGATGTTAAGGAAGGCTCTTTATTCGATGATGGAAAAAGGGGCAGAGAAGGAGGCTTTGAAACGCAGATGGCGGTGGCAACAAACGCAACAGAACAAGGAG TCTGGTCTGCTTTACACCGAGGAAGAGTGGCAGAAGGAATGGAACGAGCTGATAAAACTGGCATCCAGTGAGCCTCGAATCCATTACGGAACCAACGGGAGCGGCtgtggagg